A single genomic interval of Penaeus chinensis breed Huanghai No. 1 chromosome 23, ASM1920278v2, whole genome shotgun sequence harbors:
- the LOC125037418 gene encoding uncharacterized protein LOC125037418 produces the protein MEIVNTKFQKRYEKLWTFMYTNGEKAQLDFIMINKKWQNSARNCEAYNTFYSVGSDHRIMTALRNLRNNFLGKVKTLSHTEKLSRKKQENYTSKTTKCNKLSLNKALDNLKTTYDLKKKEYLENKLSEIEDAHIQKKPKIAWVTLKEISNSKKSYAGRPSGRNPAEKINLWLNHFKNLLGQPASLPDNSEEIEPIILETLSIPTQWFTKKELLAAIKSTKAGKATGLDNVPAEIWKSGILTDELLEVCIKVFSTGNCPNIWRKAAIIPIPKKGDLTNRQNYRGISLIPIALKIYKMLHNRLKPHLEKILRVNQNGFREGRSTIGQILALLIKAAYTNTTAQVVTEDGNTDFFNIEAGVLQGDADIQQYTLQTDYADDIALLSDSITDAQNLLDLVVNAAKIVGLNINEETTEYLSYNILDKPQANIKKIKYLGSWVDSSEKDIKIRKAQAWSATLKMNNIWKSDLPRSLKINFFRATVESIRLYGSETWTLTKSLNDELDGTYTRLLRHILNISWREHITNEELYKELPKLSENIRTRRLKFAGHCFRACLLGRSWWKDRVRPTGRSVTTTIERIGAAES, from the exons ATGGAAATAGTGAACACCAAATTCCAAAAACGCTACGAAAAGCTATGGACATTTATGTACACTAATGGTGAAAAAGCCCAACTCGACTTCATAATGATCAATAAAAAATGGCAAAACAGTGCAAGAAATTGTGAAGCTTACAATACATTTTACTCAGTAGGCTCCGACCACAGAATCATGACAG CCTTAAGAAACCTAAGAAACAACTTCCTTGGGAAAGTGAAGACATTGAGTCACACAGAGAAAttgtcaagaaaaaaacaagaaaactacaCCAGCAAAACTACCAAGTGCAACAAACTTTCATTAAACAAAGCTCTAGATAACCTCAAAACAACATATgacttaaagaaaaaagaatatctaGAAAACAAATTATCAGAGATCGAAGATGCACACATTCAAAAGAAACCCAAAATAGCATGGGTTACACTGAAAGAGATATCAAACAGCAAGAAATCGTATGCTGGCAGACCATCTGGCCGTAATCCTGCTGAAAAAATCAATCTCTGGCTAAATCACTTCAAAAACCTCCTTGGTCAACCAGCTTCATTACCAGATAACAGCGAGGAAATAGAACCTATCATTCTGGAAACTCTGTCTATACCAACACAATGGTTCACCAAGAAAGAACTACTTGCGGCCATTAAAAGCACCAAAGCAGGTAAAGCAACAGGACTTGATAACGTTCCTGCAGAAATTTGGAAATCCGGCATTCTTACAGACGAATTACTAGAAGTGTGCATCAAAGTTTTTAGCACAGGAAACTGCCCAAACATATGGCGCAAGGCAGCAATCATACCTATACCAAAGAAAGGAGACTTAACCAACCGTCAAAACTACAGAGGAATAAGCTTGATTCCAATTGCACTTAAAATCTACAAGATGTTACACAACCGTCTCAAACCACACCTAGAGAAAATTCTTCGTGTGAATCAAAACGGGTTCAGAGAAGGCAGATCGACTATTGGTCAAATCTTGGCCTTGC taataaaGGCAGCATACACCAACACCACTGCTCAAGTAGTTACGGAAGATGGTAACACGGACTTCTTCAACATTGAAGCTGGTGTCCTACAAGGTGACGCAGATATCCAGCAATACACCTTACAGACAGACTACGCAGATGACATCGCTCTTCTATCTGATTCCATCACCGATGCCCAAAATCTACTCGATTTAGTAGTTAACGCAGCTAAAATTGTTGGACTAAACATCAATGAAGAAACAACAGAATACTTGTCCTATAACATTCTAGATAAACCGcaagcaaatataaaaaaaatcaaatatcttgGATCCTGGGTCGACAGTTCAGAAAAAGACATCAAAATAAGAAAAGCACAAGCATGGTCAGCAACTCTCAAGATGAATAACATATGGAAATCAGACCTACCACGCTCACTTAAGATCAATTTCTTTCGTGCAACGGTTGAAAGCATTCGCTTATATGGTTCCGAAACTTGGACCTTAACCAAAAGCTTAAATGATGAGTTAGATGGAACATACACGCGGCTACTCAGACACATCCTAAACATCTCATGGAGGGAGCACATTACCAATGAAGAGTTGTACAAAGAACTGCCAAAATTGTCGGAAAACATTAGAACTCGTAGACTAAAGTTTGCAGGACACTGCTTCAGAGCCTGCCTCCTCGGCCGCTCCTGGTGGAAGGATCGGGTGCGCCcgactg